TTGTACGAGGTGTTATTTAAAAAAGAATTCCTGACCAATAACCTGCTTAAAGAAAACATACTGGATAACCTGCTGGAAGTAAATCCCGATTATCCGCCAATCTATGGCCTGTCGCAAAAAAGCTGCGCTTCGCTAAAAGCCCTTTACGAAAAAATAAGCGACGAAAGTCGGGATAAAGGCGCTTTTCACTTACCCATCCTACGATTGCTGTTAACGGATTTGCTTTACGAAATGAACCGGGCTTGCGAAAACTGCCTGCTGCATTCAACCCGCCACCTTAGCAAACAATATCAGCTGGTTTATAAATTTAAAAAACTGGTGGAGGATCAGTTTCTCACCCTTAAAACGGTGCAGGAATATGCCGATGCCTTGTTTATTTCAGCAAAATATTTAACGGAAATTGTAAAGGCCGAGACTGGCCAAAATGCCCTGCATGTTATCCATAACCGGATGTACCTGGAGGCGCAATACCTGCTCTCGTCATCCGGTTTGAGTATCAAAGAAATTGCCGAGCGGCTGAACTTTGATAACAGTTCGCATTTCAGCCGTTTTTTCAAACGTTTTGCAGGTAATAATCCTTCGGAGTTTAAGCAGCTTCAATAAAATCCTCTCCAATTTATCTTGCCCAAATCACCGTTATGACTATCGGCTGACGGTAATAACCGGCCTCAGGAAAAATTGGTTGTTAAAACCGATTTATTGAGATTGATGCGCCCTGCTAAGCGCAGTACCTTTGATATGTCAATCAAACAATACGGTCATGAAAAAGGAAAACATCGAACTCATAAAAAGCAGGTTACTGCAATTGTACTTTGGTACTTACCAGATATTAACTATCATTTACAGGTAATAGTAAAGCTTAAAGCACAATGCTCAAGGCTGAAAGCCGATATCCTGTTGGGACAGCGGTTTATATATTAAGGCATCAGATAATTAAGAACTATAGGTAACAAACACTACAAAAACAAGCAGCCGTTAAAAGGCTTCACTATATATTGGTACATAAAAAAGGGGCAGACTTATAACAAGTTTGCCTTTTTTGTTTAATTGATGGCATCTGTAAAAATAAACAGGGTCACCTCGCGCTCCCCTGAGTATAATTAAAAAGCATCTTTATATAATTTTTGATTTAGTGCAAATGAACACCCCTCAATTCTGTTTTTCACGTTTAGCTCTTTTTTACTTTGAAGGATGCAGCAAGCATGTTGCCGTCGCTTATTGGTTTGCCAGTTGTCATTAAAAGGTCCAGCATGCTATTGAGCTTTTGTTGTACTTTTTTGTTGCTCACATTTATACGGGCTTTAATGGTTTCGCTGTAAATAAGGTGCTTATCATTATTATAAAACCTTACCGTTTGGATGCCCGGGTTGTTAATGTTGCTTTCCACAACCCAGGTAGCGGTGTTATTGATTTTTGTTTGGGCTATGCTGCCTGCAGCCGCCATACAAATAATGGCAAGTGTTAATATGGTCTTTTTCATGTCGTTTATTTTTTAAATCTGGTAACTAAATTACAGGCCGGGTAACACTTTATAAACCAATAGCGTCATATAGCAGGATACCGGATACAAACAGCCTTGTGGCATACATAAATTGCATTAATGTGCAAAAACATGCCGGATAAACCTGTTGAAATGCGTTTTGTCGACGCCGGCGTGTCATCCGTCGATGAGTGTACTAAATGGTTCATCCTTTTGATTGACTATAAGTAATTTAGCTATATGAAACAGCTTGCCGATTTTGATGTTGCCCAATTTAAAATGCCAAGGCCCATGCAGCACATATTGTTTTGGCTAATCGTGAGCTTTATCATAACACTGATGTATTCGGTACCAACCAATTTCATGGTATCGCTACGTAACAATTTTATTTTTATGTCTATCCAGATAGCCTACTATTACGCTATAGCTGGCTGGCTTATCCCTAAATACCTGTTCCCGGGCAAGTACCTGAAGTTTTGTTTACTGGCATTGGGGGTGTTTGTATTGTCGGTTGTTGTTACCCGCATTGTTGGTATTTTGTTTGTAACGCCCTATACCATTCGTATGATGCACCTTACCGAAGGCGACTATTTTGAAGCCTCACGGCGGCCGTTTTTAGTGAAGCTGTTCGATTTACAAAACATGATCAACGCATTAAAAGGCACCAACCTGGTAATAGGCTTTGTATTGGCCATTAAGCTTTTTAAAATGTGGTATAAGCGTAAACAGGCTACTTTACAGGCAGAACTAAATGCGCTGAAAGCGCAGGTACACCCTCACTTTTTATTTAATACGCTAAATAATCTTTACGCTTTAAGTTTAAACCAATCTGCAAAGTCGCCGCAGCTGATCCTTAACCTGAGTAATATTCTGCGTTACATGTTATATGAATGTAATACCGGCGAGGTATTGTTAAGCCAGGAGATTACAATGCTGCAACAGTTTATAAGCCTTGAAAAACTGCGTTATGAAGATAGGCTGGATATCAATTTTAATATTTATGGCGATACTGATGGAAAGCTGATAGCTCCATTGCTAATGTTGCCCCTTGTTGAAAATGCGTTTAAACATGGTGCCGGCGAGCAAATGGGCGATGCGTGGATTAACATCAATTTATATGTTATGCGCGATGAGCTTAAGCTCAAAATATCAAACAGTAAAGCAGCGGGCGCAAATAAAGGTGCCGGCAAAACCGGCAACATCGGGCTGCAAAACCTTAGGAAACGGCTTGAACTGATATACCCAATCACCCACAGTCTTAAAATAATGGATGACAATGATACTTTTCTGGCCGTGCTCGATCTCAGGCTTAATTTTGCACCTCAAAGCCCATCTAAAATAAACACTCATGAAATTGCGTATACTCATAGTTGACGACGAGCCTTATGCCATTGAAGTGATGGAGAATTACCTGCGCAACTTTGATGATATGGAGATTGTAGGTAAATGTAGTAACGCCATCCAGGCCTTCCAGTTGTTGCAGCAAAAAACTGTTGATTTAATGTTTTTAGATATTCAGATGCCTGGAATAACAGGTATTGATTTTTTAAAGACCCTTAAAAATCCACCCAAAACTATTTTTACCACCGCCTACAGCCAGTATGCCCTTGATGGCTTTGAGTTAAATGTGGTTGATTATTTGGTTAAGCCCATACCGCTTGACAGGTTTATGCGCGCTATTGATAAGGTTTACCAGCTTAATGGCAACAAAGCCAGCGCAGGCGACAACTATGAAAAAAACGTTGGCGATACCGAGGCATTCCTGTACCTGAAGGTTGAACGTAAAACCATTAAAATAAATGTAAACGATATTTTATGGGTGGAAAGTTTGCGTGATTATGTTAAGGTAATAACTACGGGTAACGCTTATATCAGCAAACAAAAAATAAGCCTGCTGGAAGGGATGTTGCCTGAAAATAAGTTTGTGCGTGCGCACCGGTCTTTTATTATAGCCATTGCGCATATCAGTTCCTTTTACGCCTACAGTGTAGAAGTGAACGGGCACGAATTGCCCATTGGCCGCAACTATAAACAGGAAATGCAGAAGCGGTTAAAGGCCGATAATTTTCATTTTAGATAAGGGTATCACACTTTTGTATTGACTACCGGCGCTAATAAAGCCTGTCATGAACCAGCTTTTAACTGAAAGTAACCGGCGTGGTATAGGCTACCCTGCGCGCAACGCCGTTTTGTGAGCCAGGCTTCCATTTGGGCGAAAGTTTGATAACACGTACCGCCTCTTTATTGGCCTCGGCGCTCAGCCCTTTAATTACTTTAATATGGTTTAGTTTTCCGGTCTTCTCCACAACAAAATAAACTAAAACTTTGCCTGATGCACCTTTTACAGGGTGTAATTTCGATTTAATAAACGCGGTAAGCTTTTCTTGCCCGCCTGGAAATTGCGGCAACACTTCAACTGGTGCCACTGTAACGGTGTTGGTTTTAACTGTATCCTTTTGTACAAGGGCAAATGAGTTTTGCGCTATAAGACAAAAGGTAAAAATTGTGATGATTGGCGCAAGGTTAAATTTCATATTCACTGGTATTAAAGTAAATTCTGCATTGATATTTTATCTGTAAAACCCTACCATAACAACAAAACACGCGCTTTGTTGGCATACGGGTAATTTGTTTAATTGGATAGTATGTTATTTAGCTGGTTAATCAACTGCGTTAAATTCTGCAAACATGTTGCCGGCCTCGGCAAGGCTGTTTAGTTTTACATAGTCGCATACCTCTGCATACTCGGCCCACAACTGGTGTACAACAGGGTTGGCATGCGCTTTCCTGATGGCATCGGCCGATAACCACTCAAAAACTTCTATCACGGTGCCATCAACGGCTTCCATAATTACAGCTTCACGGTTAGTAACAAGTCCTTCGGCCCTTAAACGCGGTACATGGGTTTTGGTGAGTTCTTTCAACTCCAGTGCTTTGCCGGGCTTTGGTTTGTAAGCTATAATAACTATGCGTGCCATAAGGGTTTTATTAATGCAATAATATGAACAGATTTTAATATGGATATATGCCTATGAATCAATTTTTTAATAAATATATAAAATGTTACTTAATGCCAACTTTACTTAAAAGCAATCGTATAAAAAAGTATATAGCTAAACCAATTTTTATATAGTGATGATTAAACCGCACAGATGGTTTACATGTTGGGTTTCTGGGATTGCAGTGCTTGTGTGTCTTTTATATCCAACAGATGGTAAAACACAAGCGCCCGAAATAAAATTCAAGCAAATTAGTATCGAGCAAGGCTTATCAAACAGTTATGTTTTTGCAACGTGGCAGGACAGCCGGGGTTTTATGTGGTTTGGTACACAGGATGGCTTAAACCGTTATGATGGGCAACAAATGATTGTTTATCGCAACATACCGGGCGATAATCATAGTTTGAGTGACAACCTGATCAAGTATATTTACGAAGACAGCAATAAAATTTTATGGATTGGAACTGCAAACGGGCTCAATAGCTTTAACCCATATAGCAATTCATTTACACGTTACACTCATGATGTTACAGATAAGAATAGCGTTAGCGGAAGCATGATTGCCTGCATTTTTGAAGATACACAGCATGTTTTATGGGTGGTTTCTGAAGATGGTGGTCTTGATATTTTTAACCGTCAAACAAAACAGTTTTTACATTTTGCCCACAGCAAGAAGGATGGCAACAGCATTAGTGCAGGAGCCGTTCATTATATTTTAGAAGACAGGCAGAACAGGCTTTGGATAGCAACTGATTCTGGTTTAAATGTTTACAACCACTCTGCCAGAAAATTTAACCTGATAAAAAACAAGTTCGGATCCGCGGCTAACAATATACAATCAATGCAGCTGGCCCGGGATGGCAAACTTTGGCTGGCCACTAAAACCGCGGGGGTGCTGGTTTTCGATCCGCAAAATGGTTCCTTTAAACAGTATCAACATATCACCGGCGAGGCGGGTAGCCTATCGGGTAACGAGATAGCGCTTTCCGGTTTGCTCATTGATCACGAAGGCCATGTTTGGATAGGTACGATAAACGAAGGGCTTAATCTTTATAATCCGGCTGATGACAGCTTTTATCACTATACCCATAAGTTTTACGACCCGACAAGCCTTGCACAAACCTCGGCATCGGGTTTATTTGAGGATAACCAGGGCAACTTATGGGTTGGTACGGGCCGTGGAGGCATTAGCTTATACACGCCTGCTGCCAACAGGTTTAACGTTTACCGGCAGGAAAAAGATCCCAATAGTTTAAGTTTTAGCGATGTTAAATCGTTTTGTGAAGATAGGAGGGGCAATATCTGGATTGGCACCGATGGGGGTGGGTTAAACCTTTTTAACAGGGAAAAAGCATCGTTTAAA
The genomic region above belongs to Mucilaginibacter sp. KACC 22773 and contains:
- a CDS encoding helix-turn-helix domain-containing protein; amino-acid sequence: MSDKITVLDIPSTLKKHLASAGDHAPDFGIINDGWNQDDFAVLNNQPGLTHGLPVKTDYYSVILCLRGSCKKTIGHFVFEVYTNSIHLVSPQFITSYEDASPDLLLYEVLFKKEFLTNNLLKENILDNLLEVNPDYPPIYGLSQKSCASLKALYEKISDESRDKGAFHLPILRLLLTDLLYEMNRACENCLLHSTRHLSKQYQLVYKFKKLVEDQFLTLKTVQEYADALFISAKYLTEIVKAETGQNALHVIHNRMYLEAQYLLSSSGLSIKEIAERLNFDNSSHFSRFFKRFAGNNPSEFKQLQ
- a CDS encoding sensor histidine kinase, yielding MKQLADFDVAQFKMPRPMQHILFWLIVSFIITLMYSVPTNFMVSLRNNFIFMSIQIAYYYAIAGWLIPKYLFPGKYLKFCLLALGVFVLSVVVTRIVGILFVTPYTIRMMHLTEGDYFEASRRPFLVKLFDLQNMINALKGTNLVIGFVLAIKLFKMWYKRKQATLQAELNALKAQVHPHFLFNTLNNLYALSLNQSAKSPQLILNLSNILRYMLYECNTGEVLLSQEITMLQQFISLEKLRYEDRLDINFNIYGDTDGKLIAPLLMLPLVENAFKHGAGEQMGDAWININLYVMRDELKLKISNSKAAGANKGAGKTGNIGLQNLRKRLELIYPITHSLKIMDDNDTFLAVLDLRLNFAPQSPSKINTHEIAYTHS
- a CDS encoding LytR/AlgR family response regulator transcription factor; this encodes MKLRILIVDDEPYAIEVMENYLRNFDDMEIVGKCSNAIQAFQLLQQKTVDLMFLDIQMPGITGIDFLKTLKNPPKTIFTTAYSQYALDGFELNVVDYLVKPIPLDRFMRAIDKVYQLNGNKASAGDNYEKNVGDTEAFLYLKVERKTIKINVNDILWVESLRDYVKVITTGNAYISKQKISLLEGMLPENKFVRAHRSFIIAIAHISSFYAYSVEVNGHELPIGRNYKQEMQKRLKADNFHFR
- a CDS encoding energy transducer TonB, yielding MKFNLAPIITIFTFCLIAQNSFALVQKDTVKTNTVTVAPVEVLPQFPGGQEKLTAFIKSKLHPVKGASGKVLVYFVVEKTGKLNHIKVIKGLSAEANKEAVRVIKLSPKWKPGSQNGVARRVAYTTPVTFS